A part of Actinomycetota bacterium genomic DNA contains:
- a CDS encoding peptide deformylase, giving the protein MGTKWSRVPLRYVPKLKAIYPFTKGVGIAAPQIGIARAIAIVQPPDSDHHITLVNPTVVWRSEATDTKAEGCLSFFDIRGEVPRPLAISVRTTH; this is encoded by the coding sequence GTGGGCACGAAATGGTCACGAGTCCCTCTCAGATACGTCCCCAAGCTAAAGGCCATCTACCCCTTCACCAAAGGCGTCGGCATCGCGGCCCCCCAGATCGGCATCGCCCGTGCGATAGCCATCGTCCAGCCCCCCGACTCCGACCACCACATCACCCTTGTGAATCCCACCGTCGTCTGGCGTTCGGAGGCCACGGACACCAAGGCCGAGGGATGCCTGAGCTTCTTCGACATCCGAGGCGAGGTCCCCAGGCCGCTCGCTATCAGCGTACGGACGACCCAC